Part of the Leptotrichia massiliensis genome, TTTCTTTTGTTTTTTTACTTCCTCAAGCATTCGTACAAGCTGTTCTATTTCAACATTATATTTCTTGTGTTTTGACAGCCTTTCAATACATTCATTCGTTTTACAGACATAAAATCCTCTTGCCTGCATTTTCATTTCCTTATCATAAACATATTTTCCGTCTTGCTCAGTTATCCTGAAAAAGTCTGTTTTTTTACCTTTTTTCCTGCAGCAAATACACATTCTTTCAGGTTTGTTATTTTCTTTCTTTTCTTTTATTAATGTATCCAAACTCTCTAATCATCTCCTTGTTTGATACTTTTTCAATACTTATCTTTTATAATTTTTTTACAAATTTCAGTCTTCCTCGTGAAGTCCAGCAAATGCACTTTCCTCAACTTCATCTTCAAATGAATCATTAAAAGCCGTATCTTCTTCGTACTCTTCAAATTCATCAATTTCAGTAGGCTCTGTATGAATGTCAATTTTCACTCCGCACAGTCTTGCTGCAAGTCTTGAATTTTGACCTTTTTTACCGATTGCAAGCGATAACTGATTTTCTGCTACAAGCACTCTTGCAACTTTCATATTTTCTTCGCCTTCCTCAATAATTTCCACTGACAGTACTTCAGCAGGATTCAAGGCATTTTTTACAAATTCCGTTATATCCTCATTCCAAAGAACAATGTCGATTTTTTCTCCGCAAAGTTCATCAATGATATTTTGAATTCTCATTCCATTACGTCCAATACATGCACCTTTAACGTCCAGATTTTCATCATTTGAGTAAACAGCGACTTTAGAACGGCTTCCTGCTTCCCTTGCAATGTTTCTGATTTCAATAATTTCCTCATAAATTTCAGGAACTTCCAATTCAAGCAGTCCTCGAAGTAATTCTTCAGATTTTCTTGAAACAAAAGTTTTTGTAAATTTCGTAGACTCTTCCACAGCACCAATATAAATTTTAATTCTATCTCCTTGTCTGAATATGTCTACAGGTGATAATTCCTTTGCTGGCACAATTGCTTCAAGTCCATTTATATCCACATACAGATTCCCTTTTTCATCAGTTTTTCTAACATTTGCAGAAACAATTGAATTTTCAATTTCCTTAAATTTATTAAAGATATTTCTTTTTTCACACTCTCTGACTTTTTGTACAACAATCTGTTTTGCATTCTGAATAGCATTTCTCTTAAAACTTTCTGCATTAATTTCCAAATCCAGAATATCTCCCAACTTAGCACGCTTTTTAACAGAAATTGCATCTTGCAGACTAATTTCCTCTTCTGGATTTTCTACATTTTCTACAATCAGCCTTTGTGAATAAACCTTCACATCTCCGCTGTTTCTATTAATCGTTACTTTTACATTGTCCTTTTCACCATAATTTTTTTTATACGCCGCAAGCAATGCAGTTTCTATTGTTTCCAGTAATTCTTCCTTTAAAATTCCCTTTTCTTTTTCAAGTTCATCAAGTGCTTCCAAAAATATTTTTTGATCTCGCCCTTTCATCATTCCTCCTCACTATTTAATATGCCATTCGGTAATTCATATATTAAATTTGCTTTCTTTAATTTAGAAAGTGGTATTTCCACTATTTTTTCCAATTTATCATCCAAAAGAAAAACCGTATCATTCTCAAATTTTTCCAATTTTCCTATAAATTTCTTCGCCCCTTCAATATTGCTCTTAGCCTGGACGTTAATTCTCTCTCCCGAAAATCTCACAAAATCCTTAGGCTTTCTCAATCTACGCTCAACCCCAGGTGTCGAAACCTCCAGAAAAAACTTCTCCTCAATCAAGTCATCCGCAATCCCGTCAATCTCACGGCTAAAATCAATACAATGATCAAGTGTAGTAGTTCCATCCAGTTTCTCCACATATACTCTCAAATAATTATATCCCCCATCCCTCACATATTCCAAATCTGCCAATTCCAGATTCATTCCCTTTAAATGCGGTTCGATTTTCTTCTCAAACTCATCTAAAATCTGTTCCATAAAATTACACCTCATATCTAAAACTAAAGAGTGGGCTAACCCACTCTCTACCTAAAATTATTTTCTACAACTATAATAACATATTTTCGCTTTTTTTTCAACCCCCTATTTTATTTCCAAACAAAAAAACAACCTTATAAAAAAGTTGTTATTTTTTAAACCTTGTTTTAATGGATAACTTACTTTAACCCGTACTTTTGAGAAAACCCTTTATTAATAAGTATTACAGAAGTTTTTTCAGACATTAAAATCACATTTTTTGACTTGATTTTTATCATTTTTTGCTGTTTTTTGGGCATTTTCCGTAACTCCTAATATGCATTTTTATTGGCTTTGAATAGGTTTTTCTCTGCTTTTTTAATTTTTAGTAGTGGTAGGAATTTTTACTATAAACTTATTGTACCACATTTTTTTGAATTTTCAAAATTTTTTAAAAAAATTATTATCAAAATTTATTTCTCTAAATAAAAAAACCTCTCCCCTTTTTTGACTAACTAACTTAAATTAACTTCCCTTTTTAAATTAATAAACCTCCGCACCTTTCAAATTAATCTTCTTTTTCTCAATAGTCCAGTTATCCAACAATTCTGCAAGTTCTTTTTTCATATTTTCCAAAAATTCATCATTGTCGTAATTCAAGGAAATCAATGTAGGACCTGCACCGCTTATATATTCTCCCAATGCACCGTGTTTTTTAGATGCTTCAAAGATTTTTTCTGAATCGTTTATTAATGCGAATCTGTAAGGCTGGTGAATTTTATCGCCTAAAAGAAAACGCAAATTGTCGTATTTTCCTTTGTTAAAGGCATCTACAAGCAATCCTAACTTTGAAATATTGTTTATTGCGTCAGAAACTAAGTAGGTTTTGGGCAACACACTTCTTGCTTTTTCTGTAGATAATTTAAAATCTGGGATCATTACGTAGAAACATAAATCATCAGAATTTAGTAACGAACTGTAGACAAGGTTTTCCTTATCATGTGCAGTAAGCACCATTCCTCCGAAAATTGCAGGCACTACATTATCAGGATGTCCTTCCATTTCCACAGCCAATTTTGCCACCTCATTAATATCCAGCACATCACCAGCAAATTTATTTGCAATCATAATCCCAGCAACAATAGCAGATGAACTGCTTCCAAGCCCACGTGAAATTGGAATATCATTTTTCACAATATTCACTTTATAACTAGGAATATTTTTTACCAAATGTTTTTCCGTATATTTTATCGCTTCAAAAATCAAATTCTCTTCAATCGGAATCGAAAATGGCTCTCCATTTTCCAAAAATTCTATTTTATCGCTTTCCTCCACTTCCAGTTCCAGAAAGTAATCCAACGCAACTCCCAGACAATCATATCCTACACCAATATTAGCCGATGTTCCCGGCACTTTTATTCTAAATTTTAAACCCATATCTATTCCTTTCATTTTATCATAATAATTTCTACAAGAAGAACCATGTCGCAAGACTTAATCAAAAATTCAGCAAAATACCAACAAAAAATATACCAATTTATAATCTTTATTTTCTTTCACAAAATGCTATATTGTCAAATCCAAATAATAAGCCCATTTTATCTGACTCAGTGCTCTAAGTTCCTTCAATGATCTTCTTCCAACTTCACTGTCAACTGTAAGCAGCATAATTGCACTGTTTTCACGTCTACCTACGTTCATTGTGGCAATATTTATATTTTCTTTTCCAAGTGTTGCCCCCACAGCTCCGATAACTCCTGGCACATCTTCATTTCCTAAATAAATCATATTGTCAGAAATTGCCATATCTACATCGTGATTCTTTATGCTGATAATTCTTTCCTCATTATTCATTCCGATTGTTCCGACAACATATATTTTCTTGCCTTCTTCATTTGTTATTACAAATTCTATTGCTGAAGAATAATTTTTATATTTATGTTCCTTTTTATTTATTGAAATATTAATCCCTCTTTTTTCAGCAAGAGGCTTTGAGTTAATATAATTAACTTCTTCTTTTAAAACTGGCTCCAGAATACCTTTTATTGCTGTCGAATCTACAAGTGCAGTTTCCTGTTCGGCAATTTCTCCGTAATAATTAAGCACAACATTTGTAATTGGAGTTTTCTCAATTTGGAAATAAATTTTTCCTAATTTTTCAGCCAGATTTATAAATGGTTTTACAATTAAAAATTCTTCTCTTCCAATTGCAGGCAGATTTACAGCCGTTTCAACTATTTCCCCACGAAGTCCATTTAGTACCTGTTTTACAACCTGAGTTCCTACATTTCGCTGTGCTTCATAAGTAGTCGCCCCAATATGTGGCGTTGTAATTGCATTTTCAAATTCATAGAGAATACATTCAGAACGTGGCTCAACCGTGTGAACATCATATCCAAAACTCGCAATTTTCCCACTTCTTAATCCTTCAGCCACAGCCTCTTCGTTAAATAATCCTCCACGTGCCGCATTTACAAGCCTTACACCGTCTTTTAACTTGTGAATATTTTCAGCGTTTATCATATCCACAGTTTCTTTAGTCTTAGGTGTATGAATAGTTATCACATCTGCTTTTTCCAGCAGCTCATCCAATGTTTTAGCCTTTTCACAGCCATATCTCTTAAAACGCTCATCTGAAATATACGGATCATAAGCAACAAGCTTCATTCCAAACGCTTTCATTCTCGTAGCAACCAGTCCACCAATTCTTCCAAGTCCGATAATCCCTAATGTTTTTTCAAATATCTCGCTTCCCACAAATATTTCTCTTTCCCATTTTCCACTTTTTATAAAATTATTTGCCGCAACAATATTTCTCGCAGAGGCAAGCATTAGCCCAATCGCAATTTCACAAGCCGAAACCGTATTGCTGTCAGGAGTATTCGCTACAATTACACCATGTGCAGTCGCCTCAGGAATATTAATATTATCTGTACCGTTTCCCGCACGTCCGACTATTTTCAGATTTTTTGCCTTATCCAGCAGTTCCTTATCTACTTTTATAACACTTCTCACAATAAGAGCGTCATATTCGCCAATTATATCCAAAATTTCCTCACGTGAAATCCCAACTTTCACATCAACTTTCACATCTCTAGCTTCCTGCAGTCCCGCAATTGCCTCATCATCAATATATTCTCCAACTAATACTTTATACATCTATTTTTCCTCCTCAAATCTAAACAACACATTTATTTAATTAATATATTACCATAATTTCCAGTACAATTCAACAACATCACTGCTTTACGTCAAAATAAATTAATTTTAAAACATTTTGATTCTATTTCAATAAAAAAATATTGTTATAAATTTATTTGACAAAATATATTTTTTTATATATAATAAATTATATTTTGCGAATGATTTGCAAATTTGTGAAATAAAAAACGTTTTTTATTATTAGGAGATGTTATTATGAAATTAACTAAGAAAAGGCAACAAATACTTAATCTTATACAGTCTTCAGACACTCCAATAAATGCCAAGTTTTTAAAATCAAAAGTGGATTTTGACTTATCGACAGTTTATAGGGCTTTGGAATTTTTAGAGAAAAATAATTATATTTTTTCGTTTGACTTTGAAAATGAAAAATATTACTTTAAGGAAGAAAATGCCAATTTTTTTATTTGTGATTCTTGTAAGCATATTGAAACTGTGACAGAATTTTCAAATGAAGAAACAGAAAAGGAAAAAAGCGAATTAAAAAAACGAGGCTTTTCACTATTGTCGCATCTTTCGATTTTTAAAGGAAAATGCAACGATTGTGATTAAATCTATTATTTATACTAGACTCTGTTTAGGAAATGAAATTATATTTCAATTATTTAAAAATATTAAGCTTTTATCTTTTTCTAGAAAAGTTTTTAATAAATTCATTATTTTATTACAAAAAATACATATAGGAGGAATTAAAATGAAAAAATTATTATCATTATTTTTATTATCAGCTCTGTTTATTTTTTCTTGTGGAAATAAATCAGAAACTAAAAAAGAGCAAGGAACTACTGCAGGAGCAAAGGAAAAAATTGTAACAAGCGTACCGCCTTTAAGATGGCTTACTCAAAAAATTGCAGGAGATGATTTTGAAGTTATTTCAATTGTGCAGCCAAATATGAATCACGAACTATTTGAGCCAAAACCTTCAGATTTGAAAACTCTAGAAAATTCAAAAGTATTTTTCACTTACAATATGTTGGGATTTGAAGAAACAATTTCTGACAGCCTAAGCGATAAAAATAAAATTGTTAATGTCTTGGATGGTGTTGATAAAAATTTATTTATCAAAGGGGATCATGATCATGATCACGACCACGAACATGAGCATGAGCATGGACATGAACATGATAAAAAGGAAGAACACGAACATCATCACGAACATGAAGGACACGGTGGAATTGATCCGCATGTATGGTTCTCGCTTGATATGATGCCAAAAATTGCTGAAAATATAAAAAATGAATTGTCAAAACTTTATCCAGAAAAAAAAGAAACTTTTGAAAAAAATTACAATGCTTTCATCACAGAACTTAATCAAGTAAAAGCAGAACTTTCACAAAAAATGGCTTCAAAAACTAAAAAATCATTTATGATTTATCACCCTGCATTAAACTATTTCCTAAAAAATTATGCCATTGAAGAAATTTCAATTGAGCAGGAAGGAAAAGAGCCATCAGCACAGCAAATAAAAGAGATCATCGATGAAGCAAAAGAACATAATATAACTACAATCCTAGTTCAGCCTCAATTTCCAAAACAAAGTGCTGAAGCCATTTCGAAAGAAATTCCTAACTCAAAAGTTGCTGAATTTAATGTTGACAAAGAAAATGTCTTTGAAAATCTAAAACAGTTTGTAGATTATTTAAATTAAAAATTTTTATTCAAAAAAAGAATGAGAAAAAACGAAAGGATAAAAATTTGATGACTAACGGACAGAATAAAAAACTTGTGAGTGTACGAAATCTTAACTTTAAATACAACAATGATTATATTTTGAATGATATAAACTTAGATATTTTTAAAGGAAAAAATGTTGCAATTCTGGGAAGAAATGGTGGCGGAAAATCCACTTTGGTAAAAATTATGCTTGGATTTTTGAGAAAAAATTCTGGCAGTATTGAATTTTTTACAAGTGAAAACAAAATTGGGTATTTACCACAAATAAGGGAGTTTGACACTTCCTTTCCCATTAACATTTTTGACTTGGTAATATCGGGATTGACTAATAAAAATAACCTTTTCAGAAGATTTAACAATGAAGAAAAAAGACGTGCTGAAATACTCTTGAAGGAATTTGATATTTTTCATTTAAAAAATAAATTAATAAACGAAGTATCTGGTGGACAGCTTCAAAGGGCATTAATTGCACGTGCCTTAATTTCTTCGCCAGAACTTATTTTTCTTGATGAGCCGGAATCATTTCTGGATAAGGAATTTGAATTTAAACTTTTTGAAAAAATAAAGGAATTGTCAAATTCAACAATCGTTGTAATTTCTCACGAGCTTGAAAAAATCTACGATTACATTGATTCTATTTTTGTCGTGGAAGGCAGTATTCAAGTTTATGAGAAAAAGGAAGATTACGTGTGCAGCAATCCTTACTTACATTCACACAAATAAAATTTACAAAATTAAAGATAAACTATTAAAGATTGGGGAATTATGGAATTTATAAAAATTTTTGAATATGCCTTTATGAGAAACGCCCTTGTTGTAGGGCTTCTTTCTAGTATATGCTGTGGAATAATAGGAACTTACATTGTAAATAAAAAAATGGTCTTTATTTCATCAAGTATCAGCCATGCCTCTTACGGCGGTATCGGAATAGGAATCTACCTAATTTATTTCTTTAACTTGCCAATAAAAGATCCATTATTTTTTGGACTGATTTTCTCAATACTGTCAGGTGTACTAATTTTGGTTTTAAAAGACACTCTGCACGTTGACGGTGATTTGGGAATAGGTATCGTTATGTCAATGGGAATGGCTATCGGAATTATTTTTGCCTTCCTGACACCAGGCTATCAGTCTGATATGTCAACTTACCTGTTTGGAAATATCCTTTTATCCAACACCCTAAACATAATTTTACTGTTAATACTGGACATAATCACAATCACATTTTTCATCATCTTCTACAAAAGCATCGTCTACACCAGCTTTGATGAAAACTTCTACAAAATCCACAGTGTCCCAGTAACCTTCATAAACTACTTTATGATAATCCTAATATCCTCCGTCATAATAATAAACATAAAGACAATAGGAATCATCCTAATAATCTCAATCCTGACAATCCCACAGGCAATCGCAGCCTCACTCGCAAGAAAATACTCAGCAATCATAATTCTATCCATAATTTTCTCATTTATCGGAATACTGTTAGGACTATATTTTTCCTACACGCTAAATATTCCGTCAGGCCCTTCAATTATTGTATTGCTTACGATTTTGTTGGCGTTAGTTAAGGTGGGAGGATTTGTGAAAGGGAAAATTTTTAATTAATTTTTTGTTATAAACGTAGATAAACAAAAATAGAGAGCATATATATAAAACTCTCTATTTTTTAAATTATTTAATTATCAAAAATGCAAATATAACCATAATCTACTAGATTTTCAGTTTCTGTCTTATATGGTGTTTGTTCTGAAAGTTTTAATAAAAATTTTCTTTTTTCCTCAGATATTTTTTTATCTCTTATCACAGTTTTATCTTTTGAAAATCCTAAAACTCCCAATAATAAAAAAATAAAGATTAATTTATTCATATATCTTCCCTTCATAACTTTATAAAACAATACTTTCTCTTTTACAATCATCTATTGTTACTTTTTCACATAGACAAATTTTCTCTCATCCGACATATCCTCATCAAAAACATACCCATTTAAAGTAATATTCCTTAATTTTTTTACATCACTAATCTTATTTTTTACAATATAATTCAACGTAAAGCCTCTCATTTTCTTCGAGTTTGTACTTACTTGCTTCAATTTCCCATTTGAGTCTTCCCAAAACTCAAAATCAATCAATTTATCAGGGTTTATAAGTTTAGAATATTCCTTTGAGGCAAGATTTAAAATAATGTCTTCGTGTTCAAAATATTCATTCATGCTAGTTTTCCAAACCTCATAAAGCGACTTATTCTCAAAAATCGAGTTTGTCATATCAAGACGATACTCCTTCACATTTGTATAAGGGGTCAAAATCCCATACAAAGCAGACAAGATAACCAAATGTGATTCCAAATATTCAAAATCACTTTTATCAAACGTTTCAATCTTTATAGCCTTATACGCAACACCAGTATAGCTTGCCAAGGCATTTCCGCTTTTCTCTTTTTCATAATTTTTATAAAATTCCAATAACTTTTGTGCCTTTTCATTTTTTAATTTAAACTTTTTCTCAATTTCCTCAACAGAAAAGGTTTTTATTTTTTCAATAATTTCATTCGTTATTTCTAGATAAAAAGGCTCTTTTACAGTCAAAGAGTCACTATCTTTTATTGGCAAACTGTTAATTTTTTTA contains:
- the nusA gene encoding transcription termination factor NusA, with the translated sequence MKGRDQKIFLEALDELEKEKGILKEELLETIETALLAAYKKNYGEKDNVKVTINRNSGDVKVYSQRLIVENVENPEEEISLQDAISVKKRAKLGDILDLEINAESFKRNAIQNAKQIVVQKVRECEKRNIFNKFKEIENSIVSANVRKTDEKGNLYVDINGLEAIVPAKELSPVDIFRQGDRIKIYIGAVEESTKFTKTFVSRKSEELLRGLLELEVPEIYEEIIEIRNIAREAGSRSKVAVYSNDENLDVKGACIGRNGMRIQNIIDELCGEKIDIVLWNEDITEFVKNALNPAEVLSVEIIEEGEENMKVARVLVAENQLSLAIGKKGQNSRLAARLCGVKIDIHTEPTEIDEFEEYEEDTAFNDSFEDEVEESAFAGLHEED
- a CDS encoding ribosome maturation factor RimP — translated: MEQILDEFEKKIEPHLKGMNLELADLEYVRDGGYNYLRVYVEKLDGTTTLDHCIDFSREIDGIADDLIEEKFFLEVSTPGVERRLRKPKDFVRFSGERINVQAKSNIEGAKKFIGKLEKFENDTVFLLDDKLEKIVEIPLSKLKKANLIYELPNGILNSEEE
- the thrB gene encoding homoserine kinase; protein product: MGLKFRIKVPGTSANIGVGYDCLGVALDYFLELEVEESDKIEFLENGEPFSIPIEENLIFEAIKYTEKHLVKNIPSYKVNIVKNDIPISRGLGSSSSAIVAGIMIANKFAGDVLDINEVAKLAVEMEGHPDNVVPAIFGGMVLTAHDKENLVYSSLLNSDDLCFYVMIPDFKLSTEKARSVLPKTYLVSDAINNISKLGLLVDAFNKGKYDNLRFLLGDKIHQPYRFALINDSEKIFEASKKHGALGEYISGAGPTLISLNYDNDEFLENMKKELAELLDNWTIEKKKINLKGAEVY
- the serA gene encoding phosphoglycerate dehydrogenase produces the protein MYKVLVGEYIDDEAIAGLQEARDVKVDVKVGISREEILDIIGEYDALIVRSVIKVDKELLDKAKNLKIVGRAGNGTDNINIPEATAHGVIVANTPDSNTVSACEIAIGLMLASARNIVAANNFIKSGKWEREIFVGSEIFEKTLGIIGLGRIGGLVATRMKAFGMKLVAYDPYISDERFKRYGCEKAKTLDELLEKADVITIHTPKTKETVDMINAENIHKLKDGVRLVNAARGGLFNEEAVAEGLRSGKIASFGYDVHTVEPRSECILYEFENAITTPHIGATTYEAQRNVGTQVVKQVLNGLRGEIVETAVNLPAIGREEFLIVKPFINLAEKLGKIYFQIEKTPITNVVLNYYGEIAEQETALVDSTAIKGILEPVLKEEVNYINSKPLAEKRGINISINKKEHKYKNYSSAIEFVITNEEGKKIYVVGTIGMNNEERIISIKNHDVDMAISDNMIYLGNEDVPGVIGAVGATLGKENINIATMNVGRRENSAIMLLTVDSEVGRRSLKELRALSQIKWAYYLDLTI
- a CDS encoding Fur family transcriptional regulator translates to MKLTKKRQQILNLIQSSDTPINAKFLKSKVDFDLSTVYRALEFLEKNNYIFSFDFENEKYYFKEENANFFICDSCKHIETVTEFSNEETEKEKSELKKRGFSLLSHLSIFKGKCNDCD
- a CDS encoding metal ABC transporter substrate-binding protein, with translation MKKLLSLFLLSALFIFSCGNKSETKKEQGTTAGAKEKIVTSVPPLRWLTQKIAGDDFEVISIVQPNMNHELFEPKPSDLKTLENSKVFFTYNMLGFEETISDSLSDKNKIVNVLDGVDKNLFIKGDHDHDHDHEHEHEHGHEHDKKEEHEHHHEHEGHGGIDPHVWFSLDMMPKIAENIKNELSKLYPEKKETFEKNYNAFITELNQVKAELSQKMASKTKKSFMIYHPALNYFLKNYAIEEISIEQEGKEPSAQQIKEIIDEAKEHNITTILVQPQFPKQSAEAISKEIPNSKVAEFNVDKENVFENLKQFVDYLN
- a CDS encoding metal ABC transporter ATP-binding protein, which produces MTNGQNKKLVSVRNLNFKYNNDYILNDINLDIFKGKNVAILGRNGGGKSTLVKIMLGFLRKNSGSIEFFTSENKIGYLPQIREFDTSFPINIFDLVISGLTNKNNLFRRFNNEEKRRAEILLKEFDIFHLKNKLINEVSGGQLQRALIARALISSPELIFLDEPESFLDKEFEFKLFEKIKELSNSTIVVISHELEKIYDYIDSIFVVEGSIQVYEKKEDYVCSNPYLHSHK
- a CDS encoding metal ABC transporter permease, which encodes MEFIKIFEYAFMRNALVVGLLSSICCGIIGTYIVNKKMVFISSSISHASYGGIGIGIYLIYFFNLPIKDPLFFGLIFSILSGVLILVLKDTLHVDGDLGIGIVMSMGMAIGIIFAFLTPGYQSDMSTYLFGNILLSNTLNIILLLILDIITITFFIIFYKSIVYTSFDENFYKIHSVPVTFINYFMIILISSVIIINIKTIGIILIISILTIPQAIAASLARKYSAIIILSIIFSFIGILLGLYFSYTLNIPSGPSIIVLLTILLALVKVGGFVKGKIFN
- a CDS encoding YaaA family protein → MKIIISPSKTKKINSLPIKDSDSLTVKEPFYLEITNEIIEKIKTFSVEEIEKKFKLKNEKAQKLLEFYKNYEKEKSGNALASYTGVAYKAIKIETFDKSDFEYLESHLVILSALYGILTPYTNVKEYRLDMTNSIFENKSLYEVWKTSMNEYFEHEDIILNLASKEYSKLINPDKLIDFEFWEDSNGKLKQVSTNSKKMRGFTLNYIVKNKISDVKKLRNITLNGYVFDEDMSDERKFVYVKK